One part of the Pandoraea faecigallinarum genome encodes these proteins:
- a CDS encoding cell division protein FtsQ/DivIB: MWHNVRLLNAIASALVALVVLAALAAGGHWLIQRPVFTLKAIQIDGDVSHINGPTLRANAVSRLKGNFFTIDLDATRAAFEAVPWVRHASVRRVWPNQLAVTIEEYKPLATWNDGRLVSVDGELFAANLAEAEDDGKLPEFAGPPGSEKDVTARYYDFVKWFAPLNMKPEAVTLSNRYAWGVRLAGGVQLALGRERTPETLATRSRRFVQAYPQVAARWGNQIEYADLRYPNGFAVRAAGMRFLSEEQAKKLAATPVQKRDSQKPAAKPAAPAKRSQ, translated from the coding sequence ATGTGGCACAACGTACGCCTGCTCAACGCCATCGCGAGTGCACTCGTCGCACTCGTCGTGCTGGCGGCGCTCGCGGCGGGCGGTCATTGGCTGATCCAGCGTCCGGTCTTCACGCTCAAGGCGATTCAGATCGATGGGGATGTATCCCACATCAATGGTCCGACCTTGCGCGCGAATGCCGTCTCGCGACTCAAGGGCAACTTCTTCACGATCGATCTGGATGCCACGCGGGCCGCGTTCGAAGCCGTGCCCTGGGTGCGCCATGCGAGTGTTCGGCGTGTCTGGCCGAATCAACTGGCGGTGACGATCGAAGAATACAAACCGCTGGCCACCTGGAACGATGGCCGCTTGGTGAGTGTGGATGGCGAGTTGTTCGCCGCCAACCTGGCGGAAGCCGAGGACGACGGCAAGCTGCCGGAATTCGCGGGGCCGCCGGGCAGCGAGAAGGATGTGACGGCGCGGTACTACGACTTCGTGAAATGGTTCGCGCCGCTGAACATGAAACCCGAGGCGGTCACGCTGTCGAATCGCTACGCATGGGGCGTGCGGCTCGCAGGGGGCGTGCAACTGGCGCTGGGACGGGAGCGTACCCCCGAGACCCTCGCCACGCGCAGCCGGCGCTTCGTACAGGCGTATCCGCAGGTGGCGGCACGCTGGGGGAATCAGATCGAGTATGCCGATCTGCGGTACCCGAACGGTTTTGCAGTGCGTGCCGCGGGCATGCGTTTCTTGAGCGAAGAACAGGCCAAGAAGCTTGCCGCGACACCCGTGCAAAAGCGGGATTCGCAGAAGCCGGCAGCGAAACCTGCCGCGCCGGCAAAGCGAAGCCAGTGA
- the murD gene encoding UDP-N-acetylmuramoyl-L-alanine--D-glutamate ligase translates to MFGEKFGESWQPRVLILGLGESGLAMARWCARYGCRVRAADTRFASTETPPNVATLRVDAPQAEFVGGAFADQVDTLLAEIELIGISPGLSPLAPDVAALLAVAAERGIPVWGEIEFFAQALRHMQATSGYAPKVLAITGTNGKTTTTSLTGLLCRRAGKRTAVAGNISPSALDRLSECIAEATLPDVWVLELSSFQLETTHSLAPDAAAILNITQDHLDWHGDMDAYAKAKARIFGEHTVRVLNRDDARVIAFASPEASVVTFGTGKPDAVGDFGLEMEGGMSWLVEGFTRDDAPPAPKRRSKAGAGAAQASVEVLGKRLMPADALRIRGQHNAANALAALALTRAIDLPLAKLLHGLREYPGEPHRVQLVATINEVEFYDDSKGTNVGATVAAINGLEKTLLLIAGGDGKGQDFSPLANPVAHHARAVLLIGRDAPLLREALADTGVDLIDAPTLEDATREAAKRAQPGDAVLLSPACASFDMFRNYEHRAQVFRDTVVDLAADAGVML, encoded by the coding sequence GTGTTCGGCGAGAAGTTTGGTGAATCCTGGCAACCGCGTGTCCTGATCCTGGGTCTGGGAGAGTCCGGCCTGGCGATGGCGCGTTGGTGCGCGCGCTACGGCTGCCGTGTGCGCGCAGCCGACACGCGCTTTGCGTCCACGGAGACACCACCGAACGTGGCGACGCTGCGCGTCGACGCGCCGCAGGCCGAGTTCGTGGGCGGCGCATTCGCCGATCAGGTCGACACGCTGCTCGCGGAAATCGAACTCATCGGCATCAGCCCCGGGCTGTCGCCGCTCGCCCCGGACGTGGCGGCGCTGCTGGCGGTTGCCGCCGAGCGCGGCATTCCGGTGTGGGGCGAAATCGAATTCTTCGCCCAGGCGCTGCGCCATATGCAGGCGACCAGCGGCTACGCGCCGAAGGTGCTCGCGATTACGGGCACGAACGGCAAGACCACGACCACGAGCCTGACGGGTTTGCTGTGCCGCCGGGCCGGCAAGCGTACGGCCGTGGCGGGCAACATCAGCCCGTCGGCGCTCGACCGGTTGAGCGAGTGCATTGCCGAGGCGACGCTGCCCGACGTCTGGGTACTCGAACTGTCCAGCTTCCAGTTGGAGACGACGCATTCGCTCGCGCCGGACGCAGCCGCCATTCTCAATATCACGCAGGACCATCTGGACTGGCACGGCGACATGGACGCCTATGCCAAGGCCAAGGCGCGCATCTTCGGTGAACACACGGTGCGTGTGCTCAACCGCGACGACGCCCGCGTCATCGCCTTCGCCTCGCCCGAGGCCAGTGTCGTGACCTTCGGCACGGGCAAGCCCGACGCGGTGGGCGACTTTGGGCTGGAGATGGAGGGCGGCATGTCGTGGCTGGTCGAAGGGTTCACGCGCGACGACGCGCCGCCCGCGCCCAAGCGCCGCAGCAAGGCCGGTGCCGGCGCGGCGCAAGCGAGCGTCGAGGTGCTGGGCAAGCGGTTGATGCCGGCCGACGCGCTGCGCATTCGCGGTCAGCACAACGCGGCAAACGCTCTGGCGGCGCTTGCGCTCACGCGCGCGATCGACCTGCCGCTCGCCAAGTTGCTGCACGGCCTGCGCGAATATCCCGGCGAGCCGCATCGCGTGCAACTCGTTGCCACGATCAATGAAGTCGAGTTCTACGACGACAGCAAGGGCACGAACGTCGGCGCGACCGTCGCGGCGATCAACGGGCTGGAGAAGACATTGCTCCTGATCGCCGGTGGCGACGGCAAGGGGCAGGACTTCTCGCCGCTGGCCAATCCCGTCGCCCATCACGCGCGCGCCGTGCTGCTGATCGGCCGCGACGCGCCGTTGCTGCGCGAAGCGCTGGCGGACACCGGCGTCGACCTGATCGATGCGCCGACGCTCGAAGACGCCACGCGGGAAGCCGCGAAACGGGCGCAGCCTGGTGACGCCGTGCTGCTCTCGCCCGCCTGCGCGAGCTTCGATATGTTCCGCAACTACGAGCACCGCGCTCAGGTATTTCGCGACACCGTGGTTGACCTGGCCGCCGACGCGGGGGTGATGCTATGA
- a CDS encoding D-alanine--D-alanine ligase, which produces MGGRSAERQISLISGNGVLEALRNRGVDAHAFDTGMNDLAALAAQKFDRVFIALHGRYGEDGTLQGALEHLGIPYTGSGVLASALAMDKEMTKRIWINEGLPTPRFTMLSADTDFDAVARDLGLPLIVKPSREGSTIGLTKVTEASQLKAAFEKAVALDPDVLAEEFIDGDELTVPVLGIGTKGANAARSLPVIRIVAPDANYDYQNKYFKDDTRYECPPPLSVSLQEEVQRLVLRAYLVLGCRGWARADVMLRKRDNKPYLLEINTSPGMTGHSLVPISARAAGLSYEDLVVEILATATLDLHPNAQWKPE; this is translated from the coding sequence ATGGGCGGGCGCTCGGCCGAGCGTCAGATCTCGCTGATTTCGGGCAATGGCGTGCTCGAAGCCCTGCGTAATCGCGGGGTGGACGCGCATGCCTTCGACACCGGCATGAACGATCTCGCCGCGCTCGCCGCGCAGAAGTTCGACCGCGTATTCATCGCGCTGCATGGCCGTTATGGCGAAGACGGCACGCTGCAAGGCGCGTTGGAGCATCTTGGCATTCCGTACACCGGCAGCGGCGTGCTGGCTTCCGCGCTGGCGATGGACAAGGAGATGACCAAGCGCATCTGGATCAACGAAGGTCTGCCGACGCCGCGCTTCACGATGCTCAGCGCCGATACCGACTTCGACGCCGTTGCGCGTGACCTCGGCCTGCCGCTTATCGTCAAGCCCTCACGCGAGGGCTCGACCATTGGTCTGACGAAGGTGACCGAAGCCTCGCAACTGAAGGCCGCGTTCGAGAAGGCCGTGGCGCTCGATCCGGACGTGCTCGCCGAAGAATTCATCGATGGCGACGAACTGACCGTGCCGGTGCTCGGTATCGGCACCAAGGGCGCAAATGCCGCCCGATCGCTTCCGGTGATCCGCATCGTTGCACCGGACGCGAACTACGACTACCAGAACAAGTATTTCAAGGACGACACGCGCTACGAATGCCCGCCGCCGTTGTCCGTGTCGTTGCAGGAGGAGGTGCAGCGTCTCGTGTTGCGCGCCTACCTCGTGCTGGGCTGCCGTGGCTGGGCGCGTGCCGACGTCATGCTGCGCAAGCGCGACAACAAGCCGTACCTGTTGGAGATCAATACGTCGCCGGGAATGACCGGTCACTCGCTCGTGCCCATCTCGGCGCGTGCGGCGGGCCTGTCGTATGAAGACCTGGTGGTTGAAATTCTGGCAACTGCGACGCTCGATCTGCATCCGAACGCGCAGTGGAAGCCTGAGTGA
- the ftsW gene encoding putative lipid II flippase FtsW: MNRIKSFFSKKRQAGFAGAGTATAPGAATTAANRTLGSIKPTRSRMLEYDHALVWVVISLLSLGLVMVYSASVALPDSPKYSGYSTYHFLGRHIVSLTIGLVAAVITFRIPVKTMDRLAPKLFLLALLLLVIVLIPHVGKGVNGSKRWIPFGILNLQPSEIMKLAVTLYAANYTVRKQEFMQSFGKGFLPMGIAVVFVGMLLLLEPDMGAFMVVAAIAMGILFLGGVNGRLFGGLALTAVGTFAMLIWLSPWRRERIFAYLDPWREDYALGKAYQLTHSLIAFGRGEWTGVGLGGSIEKLHYLPEAHTDFILAVIGEEFGFVGVLVVILLFYWLVRRAFEIGRQALALERTFAGLLAKGVGVWLGAQTFINMGVNLGLLPTKGLTLPLVSYGGSGILLNCVAVAILLRVDYENRVLMRGGKV; the protein is encoded by the coding sequence ATGAACCGTATCAAGTCGTTCTTCAGCAAGAAGCGTCAGGCCGGTTTCGCCGGTGCCGGCACGGCCACGGCGCCGGGCGCCGCGACGACCGCCGCCAATCGCACCCTCGGCAGCATCAAGCCGACGCGCTCGCGCATGCTCGAATACGATCACGCGCTGGTATGGGTCGTGATCTCGCTGCTGTCGCTGGGCCTCGTCATGGTGTATTCGGCGTCGGTCGCGCTGCCGGACTCGCCCAAGTACAGCGGTTACTCGACGTACCACTTCCTCGGCCGTCACATCGTGTCGCTCACGATCGGTCTGGTGGCGGCGGTCATCACGTTCCGGATTCCCGTCAAGACGATGGACCGGCTCGCGCCCAAGCTCTTCCTGCTGGCGTTGCTGTTGCTGGTGATCGTGCTGATCCCGCACGTGGGCAAGGGCGTGAACGGTTCGAAGCGCTGGATTCCGTTCGGCATACTCAACCTCCAGCCGTCGGAAATCATGAAGCTCGCGGTCACGCTGTACGCCGCGAATTACACGGTGCGCAAGCAGGAATTCATGCAGAGCTTCGGCAAGGGCTTCCTGCCGATGGGCATCGCCGTGGTGTTCGTCGGCATGTTGCTGCTGCTGGAACCGGACATGGGGGCGTTCATGGTGGTCGCGGCCATCGCGATGGGCATTCTGTTCCTCGGTGGCGTGAACGGACGGCTGTTCGGCGGACTCGCGCTCACGGCGGTGGGCACCTTCGCGATGCTGATCTGGCTGTCGCCGTGGCGCCGGGAGCGGATTTTTGCCTATCTCGATCCTTGGCGCGAAGACTACGCGCTCGGCAAGGCGTATCAGCTCACACACTCGCTCATCGCGTTCGGGCGCGGTGAATGGACGGGTGTCGGACTCGGCGGGAGCATCGAAAAACTGCATTACCTGCCCGAAGCGCACACCGACTTCATCCTTGCGGTGATCGGCGAAGAGTTCGGTTTCGTGGGCGTGCTGGTCGTCATTCTCCTCTTCTACTGGCTGGTGCGCCGCGCGTTCGAGATCGGACGTCAGGCACTCGCGCTCGAGCGTACGTTCGCCGGCTTGCTCGCGAAGGGCGTCGGTGTGTGGCTGGGCGCGCAGACCTTCATCAACATGGGCGTGAACCTCGGCCTGCTGCCGACCAAGGGGCTGACGTTGCCGCTGGTGAGCTACGGCGGCTCGGGCATCTTGCTCAACTGTGTGGCCGTGGCGATCCTGCTGCGGGTGGATTACGAAAACCGCGTGCTGATGCGGGGAGGAAAAGTATGA
- the mraY gene encoding phospho-N-acetylmuramoyl-pentapeptide-transferase, translating to MLLTLAQWLQADASYLRVFNYLTFRAVMASLTALVIGLSFGPMVIRKLAEMKVGQAVRTDGPQTHLVKSGTPTMGGVLILIGITVATLLWADLSNRFIWIVLLVTLGFGIIGWIDDYRKVVYKDPRGMSSREKYFWQSIIGLFAAIYLAFSVSETSNLKVFELFISWVRNGFPLDLPPKADFIVPFFKTMSYPLGVFGFIALTYFVIVGSSNAVNLTDGLDGLVIMPVVLVGAALGVFAYVMGNVVYSKYLLFPHIPGAGELLVFCSAMSGAGLAFLWFNTHPAQVFMGDVGALALGGALGTVAVIVRQEVVLFVMGGVFVAETISVMLQVTWFKYTKKRFGEGRRIFKMAPLHHHFELSGWKETQVVVRFWIITLMLVLIGLSTLKLR from the coding sequence ATGTTGCTGACGTTGGCGCAATGGCTGCAAGCGGATGCGAGCTACTTGCGCGTGTTCAACTACCTGACGTTTCGGGCCGTGATGGCAAGCCTCACGGCGCTGGTGATCGGGCTCTCGTTCGGGCCGATGGTCATTCGCAAGCTCGCCGAAATGAAGGTGGGTCAGGCCGTGCGCACCGACGGCCCGCAGACTCACCTGGTGAAGTCGGGTACGCCCACGATGGGCGGCGTGCTGATTCTGATCGGCATTACCGTCGCCACGCTGCTCTGGGCGGATCTGAGCAATCGTTTCATCTGGATCGTGCTGCTCGTTACGCTCGGTTTCGGGATCATCGGCTGGATCGACGACTACCGGAAGGTCGTCTACAAGGACCCGCGCGGCATGTCGTCGCGCGAAAAGTATTTCTGGCAGTCGATTATCGGTCTGTTCGCGGCGATCTATCTCGCGTTCTCGGTGTCGGAGACCAGCAATCTCAAGGTTTTCGAGCTGTTCATCAGCTGGGTGCGCAACGGATTCCCGCTCGATCTGCCGCCGAAGGCGGACTTCATCGTGCCGTTCTTCAAGACGATGAGCTATCCGTTGGGCGTGTTCGGTTTCATCGCGCTCACGTACTTTGTCATCGTAGGCTCCTCCAACGCCGTTAACCTCACCGACGGCCTCGACGGGCTGGTGATCATGCCGGTCGTGCTGGTCGGTGCAGCGCTTGGGGTGTTCGCGTACGTAATGGGCAACGTTGTGTACTCCAAGTACCTGCTGTTCCCGCACATACCCGGCGCGGGCGAACTGCTCGTGTTCTGTTCGGCGATGTCGGGCGCGGGGCTGGCGTTCCTATGGTTCAACACGCACCCGGCGCAGGTCTTCATGGGCGACGTGGGCGCACTGGCGCTCGGCGGCGCGCTTGGCACGGTTGCCGTGATCGTGCGTCAGGAAGTCGTTCTCTTCGTGATGGGCGGCGTGTTCGTCGCGGAGACGATTTCGGTGATGTTGCAGGTCACCTGGTTCAAGTACACCAAGAAGCGGTTCGGTGAGGGGCGGCGCATTTTCAAGATGGCGCCGCTGCACCACCACTTCGAATTGTCGGGATGGAAGGAAACGCAGGTGGTGGTCCGCTTCTGGATCATCACGCTGATGCTGGTGCTGATCGGCCTGTCCACGTTGAAACTGCGTTGA
- the murC gene encoding UDP-N-acetylmuramate--L-alanine ligase: MKHIVKHIHFVGIGGAGMSGIAEVLLNLGYQVSGSDLGDNAVTQRLAGLGARIARGHAAQHIEGADAIVVSTAITADNPEVLAGRARQIPIVPRALMLAELMRLKQGVAIAGTHGKTTTTSLVASVLAQGGLDPTFVIGGRLNSAGANAKLGTGDFIVVEADESDASFLNLNPVIEVITNIDADHMDTYGHDFARLKQSFVAFTQRLPFYGIAVLCVDDPNVREILPFVSKPIVRYGLSEDAQVRAIDVRADGAQMRFTVLRQFGAGAAPLDITLNLPGEHNVRNALAAIAIATELEVPDAAIQQALAEFNGVGRRFQRYGDIALPKSSGEGAFTLIDDYGHHPVEMAATLSAARGAFPGRRIVLAFQPHRYTRTRDCFEDFVKVLSDADAVVLGEVYSAGEAPIVAADGRALARALRVAGKVEPVFVEDVAQLPDAILQVARAGDVVITMGAGSIGAVPGKLQVQQGV, translated from the coding sequence ATGAAACACATCGTCAAACACATTCACTTCGTCGGCATCGGCGGCGCGGGCATGAGCGGCATTGCCGAGGTGCTGCTCAACCTGGGGTATCAGGTGAGCGGCTCCGACCTCGGCGACAACGCGGTGACGCAGCGCCTCGCCGGCCTTGGCGCGCGCATTGCGCGCGGCCATGCCGCGCAGCACATCGAAGGCGCCGACGCCATCGTCGTGTCCACCGCCATCACGGCGGACAACCCGGAAGTGCTCGCCGGCCGCGCCCGTCAGATCCCGATCGTGCCGCGCGCGCTGATGCTCGCGGAACTCATGCGTCTGAAGCAGGGGGTGGCCATCGCGGGCACGCACGGCAAGACAACCACGACGAGCCTCGTGGCGAGCGTGCTGGCACAGGGCGGACTGGATCCGACCTTCGTGATCGGCGGCCGTCTGAACAGCGCGGGGGCGAATGCGAAGCTCGGCACCGGCGACTTCATCGTGGTCGAGGCCGACGAGTCGGACGCATCGTTCCTGAACCTGAACCCGGTCATCGAAGTCATCACGAACATCGATGCCGATCACATGGACACGTACGGCCATGACTTCGCCCGTCTGAAACAGTCGTTCGTGGCGTTCACGCAGCGGTTGCCGTTTTATGGAATCGCCGTGCTGTGCGTGGACGACCCGAATGTGCGCGAGATTCTGCCGTTCGTGTCGAAGCCGATTGTGCGTTACGGCCTGTCGGAAGACGCGCAGGTGCGCGCCATCGACGTGCGTGCCGATGGCGCACAGATGCGCTTCACGGTGCTGCGTCAGTTCGGTGCGGGCGCCGCACCGCTCGATATCACCCTCAATTTGCCGGGCGAGCACAACGTGCGCAATGCGCTGGCCGCCATCGCGATCGCGACCGAACTCGAAGTGCCGGACGCCGCGATTCAACAGGCGCTGGCGGAATTTAACGGCGTCGGCCGGCGTTTTCAGCGTTATGGCGACATCGCGCTGCCGAAGTCGAGTGGCGAGGGCGCGTTCACGCTCATCGACGACTACGGCCATCACCCGGTCGAGATGGCGGCGACGCTTTCCGCCGCGCGCGGTGCGTTCCCAGGACGCCGCATCGTGCTGGCTTTTCAGCCGCACCGTTACACGCGAACGCGCGATTGCTTCGAGGACTTCGTGAAGGTGCTCTCGGACGCCGACGCCGTGGTACTCGGCGAAGTGTACTCGGCCGGTGAGGCGCCCATCGTGGCCGCCGACGGCCGTGCGCTGGCGCGCGCGTTGCGCGTCGCCGGCAAGGTGGAACCGGTTTTCGTGGAAGACGTTGCGCAACTGCCCGACGCCATTCTGCAAGTCGCCCGCGCGGGCGACGTCGTTATCACCATGGGTGCCGGCTCCATCGGCGCGGTGCCCGGCAAGTTGCAAGTTCAGCAAGGAGTCTGA
- the murG gene encoding undecaprenyldiphospho-muramoylpentapeptide beta-N-acetylglucosaminyltransferase: MTERATAMPAPETKTRTLLVMAGGTGGHVFPGLAVANFLRVQGWRVVWLGNPAGMEATLVPKYDIPMEFVKFGGLRGKGLMTKLLLPLNLLRAFWQSLGALRRARPDVVLGMGGYITFPAGMMASLLGRPLVLHEQNSVAGMANKVLARVADKVLLAFPDTIAGGEWVGNPIRADFDEMTPPAERYNARTGPLRVLVVGGSLGATVLNEIVPKALAKLPRDARPQVTHQAGVKHIQTLQANYAAAGVTVEAVPFIDNMVAAYAGADLVICRAGAMTVAEVAAAGVAALFVPFPHAVDDHQTTNARFLADKGAATLIDQRELSVETLAEWLRRQTRESLLAMGEKARALAKPDATEQVARVCAALAKD; encoded by the coding sequence ATGACCGAGCGCGCTACCGCGATGCCGGCTCCGGAAACGAAGACACGCACGCTGCTGGTCATGGCCGGCGGCACGGGCGGTCACGTCTTCCCGGGGCTCGCGGTCGCCAACTTCCTGCGGGTGCAGGGGTGGCGCGTGGTGTGGCTCGGCAATCCGGCCGGCATGGAAGCGACGCTCGTGCCGAAGTACGACATTCCGATGGAGTTCGTGAAGTTCGGTGGGCTGCGCGGCAAGGGGCTGATGACCAAGCTGCTGCTGCCGCTCAATCTGCTGCGCGCGTTCTGGCAGAGCCTCGGCGCGTTGCGTCGTGCCCGGCCGGACGTGGTGCTCGGCATGGGCGGTTACATCACGTTTCCGGCAGGGATGATGGCGTCGTTGCTGGGCCGACCGCTAGTGCTGCACGAGCAGAACTCGGTCGCGGGGATGGCGAACAAGGTGCTCGCGCGCGTGGCGGACAAGGTGCTGCTGGCATTTCCGGACACCATTGCGGGCGGGGAGTGGGTCGGCAATCCGATTCGCGCGGACTTCGACGAGATGACGCCACCGGCCGAGCGCTACAACGCACGCACCGGCCCGCTGCGCGTTCTGGTGGTGGGCGGCAGTCTGGGCGCGACGGTGCTCAATGAGATCGTGCCGAAGGCGCTGGCCAAGTTGCCGCGCGACGCACGTCCGCAGGTCACGCATCAGGCGGGCGTCAAACATATTCAGACGTTGCAGGCGAATTACGCCGCAGCGGGGGTGACGGTCGAAGCCGTGCCGTTCATCGACAACATGGTCGCGGCCTACGCCGGGGCGGATCTGGTGATCTGCCGGGCGGGTGCGATGACGGTGGCCGAAGTGGCGGCGGCAGGGGTGGCGGCATTGTTCGTGCCGTTCCCGCATGCGGTCGACGATCACCAGACGACGAACGCGCGTTTTCTCGCCGACAAGGGCGCGGCAACGCTGATCGACCAGCGCGAGCTGTCGGTCGAGACCCTGGCCGAGTGGCTGCGCCGTCAGACGCGCGAATCGCTGCTCGCGATGGGAGAGAAAGCCAGGGCGCTCGCCAAGCCGGACGCCACCGAACAAGTGGCGCGCGTGTGCGCGGCTCTGGCCAAGGATTGA
- a CDS encoding UDP-N-acetylmuramoyl-tripeptide--D-alanyl-D-alanine ligase translates to MTQTTPTTPTPLWNLRDVNVAVTGSQVLGEASTAFSRIVTDSRSVQPGDLFVALKGERFDAHDFLPDVVRAGAAAVVATRLPEGFGTPALLVPDTRIALGEMAAAWRRRFSIPVVAVTGSNGKTTVKEMISAIFAEAAGADARLATAGNFNNDIGLPLTVFRLKDGDKLAVLELGMNHPGETAYLAQIAQPTVAVINNAQREHQEFMVSVAAVAEEHSAVLAALPADGVAVFPAESEFASMWREIAGKRRVLDFALDTRAAVSGRYDVATRVLRVASPAGEFSLTLPLLGEHNARNALAAIACALGAHVDVGSIVRALEAFSAVKGRLQVSTLSKGPLAGVTLIDDTYNANPDSVRAAIDVLAQTPAPRVLVLGDMGEVGDNGPAFHREVGEYAAQRGIDRLLALGAQTPASVAAFGDGGEHFSDVTDVSPLVAELKATLSAPATVLVKGSRFMRMERVLEQLRATSESGGGDAPAK, encoded by the coding sequence ATGACGCAAACGACCCCCACGACCCCCACGCCCCTGTGGAACCTGCGCGATGTCAACGTCGCCGTAACCGGGTCGCAAGTGCTTGGCGAAGCGTCGACGGCGTTCTCGCGCATCGTGACGGATAGCCGTTCGGTTCAGCCGGGCGATCTTTTCGTCGCGCTCAAGGGCGAGCGTTTCGACGCGCACGACTTTCTGCCCGACGTGGTGCGCGCCGGTGCCGCCGCCGTGGTCGCAACGCGCCTTCCGGAAGGTTTCGGCACGCCGGCGCTGCTCGTGCCGGACACGCGTATCGCACTGGGCGAGATGGCTGCGGCGTGGCGTCGCCGCTTCTCGATTCCCGTGGTCGCCGTGACCGGCAGCAATGGCAAGACGACCGTCAAGGAGATGATCTCGGCGATTTTCGCCGAGGCGGCGGGGGCGGACGCGCGTCTGGCCACTGCGGGTAATTTCAACAACGACATCGGCCTGCCGCTGACTGTGTTTCGTCTGAAAGACGGCGACAAACTGGCGGTGCTCGAACTCGGCATGAACCACCCGGGCGAGACTGCGTACCTCGCGCAGATCGCCCAGCCGACGGTGGCCGTGATCAACAACGCGCAGCGCGAACATCAGGAATTCATGGTGAGCGTGGCCGCCGTGGCCGAAGAGCATTCGGCCGTACTGGCGGCGCTACCCGCCGATGGCGTTGCCGTGTTCCCGGCGGAAAGCGAATTCGCATCGATGTGGCGCGAGATCGCTGGCAAGCGCCGCGTACTCGACTTTGCGCTCGACACACGCGCGGCGGTGTCCGGCCGCTACGACGTGGCGACGCGGGTGCTGCGTGTGGCGTCGCCGGCGGGCGAGTTCTCACTCACGTTGCCGCTGCTGGGCGAGCACAACGCGCGCAACGCGTTGGCCGCGATTGCCTGCGCTTTGGGCGCGCACGTCGACGTGGGTTCGATCGTGCGGGCACTCGAAGCATTTTCCGCCGTCAAAGGCCGTCTCCAGGTGTCCACGCTCTCAAAGGGACCTCTTGCAGGTGTCACGTTGATCGACGACACCTATAATGCGAACCCCGATTCTGTACGGGCCGCAATCGATGTGCTCGCCCAAACCCCTGCGCCGCGTGTGCTCGTGCTGGGCGACATGGGCGAAGTGGGCGACAACGGCCCCGCATTTCACCGCGAGGTGGGCGAATACGCCGCACAGCGCGGTATCGACAGGCTGCTGGCGCTGGGCGCGCAGACGCCGGCGAGCGTCGCCGCTTTCGGCGACGGCGGCGAGCATTTTTCGGATGTGACCGATGTTTCGCCGCTCGTGGCCGAGTTGAAAGCCACGTTAAGTGCGCCGGCCACCGTGCTGGTGAAGGGAAGCCGCTTCATGCGGATGGAGCGCGTGCTCGAACAATTGCGCGCGACGAGTGAAAGCGGGGGCGGAGACGCCCCGGCCAAGTGA